The following proteins come from a genomic window of Nitrosopumilaceae archaeon AB1(1):
- the map gene encoding type II methionyl aminopeptidase, whose protein sequence is MEKEDYIKAGRIASETREYARGKDWAGTTVLEICEEIESMIQSKGAKCAFPVNTSINEIAAHYTAEPNDTIVIQESDVLKIDLGAQINGNIADTAVTVSGDAESKILIQTAEIALSNAMSMIKNGTKSSDVGKLIEKTIKDRGFKPIINLSGHSLDTYTIHAGKSVPNVWSLGSFSFSSDTAYACEPFVTAKKGFGLVRNTKIKNIFAIKSRKKTKDEEANKMLDFIWEKFNMLPFAQRWLNDWDVKESSKLLEFLTKKKMINAYPVLTESSGQKVAQAEHTFIPQEKDILITTK, encoded by the coding sequence ATGGAGAAGGAAGATTATATCAAAGCAGGAAGAATCGCCTCAGAGACACGAGAGTATGCTAGAGGGAAAGATTGGGCAGGCACAACTGTTTTAGAGATTTGTGAGGAGATTGAATCCATGATACAGTCAAAAGGTGCAAAATGTGCATTTCCAGTAAATACAAGTATTAATGAAATTGCCGCACACTATACAGCAGAACCTAACGATACAATTGTAATTCAAGAATCAGATGTGTTGAAGATTGATTTGGGTGCACAAATAAATGGAAATATTGCAGATACTGCCGTTACTGTATCCGGTGATGCAGAATCTAAAATTCTCATACAGACAGCAGAGATAGCCCTGAGTAATGCAATGTCAATGATTAAAAATGGAACAAAATCCTCAGATGTTGGAAAATTAATTGAAAAAACGATAAAGGATCGAGGATTCAAACCAATAATTAATCTAAGTGGTCATTCTCTAGACACATACACAATTCATGCAGGCAAATCCGTACCCAATGTATGGTCGTTGGGATCATTCTCTTTTTCAAGTGATACTGCGTATGCATGTGAGCCATTTGTTACAGCAAAAAAAGGGTTCGGATTGGTACGAAACACAAAAATAAAAAACATATTTGCAATAAAGTCTAGAAAGAAAACAAAAGATGAAGAAGCAAATAAAATGTTAGATTTCATTTGGGAAAAATTCAATATGCTGCCATTTGCACAAAGATGGCTAAATGACTGGGATGTAAAAGAGAGTAGTAAATTACTAGAATTTTTAACAAAGAAAAAGATGATAAATGCGTATCCGGTACTAACTGAATCATCAGGTCAAAAGGTCGCACAAGCAGAACATACGTTCATTCCACAAGAAAAGGACATACTAATCACTACAAAATGA
- a CDS encoding DUF367 family protein, which translates to MKIFLILKNQDDPKKCTALKLEKLKLAKKITHISASSLVLHPFIDNYLLNHDKTQIRSITGIDCSWARAQDEFLTNFSGIVRKLPPLLAGNPVNYSKIGKLSTVEAISASLFLLGYWDMGEKLLNKFNWGHTFYDLNESLLKDYSKASSNSEIVKIASSYRLM; encoded by the coding sequence ATGAAGATATTTTTAATACTAAAAAATCAAGATGATCCGAAAAAATGTACAGCTCTGAAACTTGAAAAATTAAAACTTGCCAAAAAAATCACACATATTTCTGCATCCTCTCTAGTTTTACATCCATTTATTGATAATTATTTATTAAATCATGACAAGACACAGATTCGCTCCATTACTGGAATTGATTGTTCGTGGGCTAGGGCACAAGATGAATTCCTAACAAATTTTTCAGGAATTGTACGTAAACTTCCTCCACTGCTTGCTGGCAATCCTGTGAATTACTCTAAAATAGGCAAACTCAGTACCGTCGAGGCCATATCTGCATCATTGTTTCTACTTGGATATTGGGATATGGGTGAAAAACTATTAAATAAATTTAATTGGGGACATACATTTTATGATCTAAATGAATCTCTTCTCAAGGATTACTCTAAAGCCTCTTCGAATTCTGAGATTGTTAAAATTGCCTCTAGTTATAGATTGATGTGA
- a CDS encoding amino acid permease produces the protein MSENTTGLVRSLSLRDAVMIGVASMIGGAIFVLIGPGISAAGPILIVAFLLNGIITLFTALTYAEASSVFPATGGGYVWVRKDFHDPTLFLVVGWHGSVIQSAGSLYAIAFGSFLGYLLKVLEVVGDDFPLEKIFGIIAIVGFTYINFKGASSTGKVGNLITFAQIGIIIVLMIAAGYAITVNPNWTDNFIEFAPSGVLGLVIAMGLTFIAFEGYGIISQAGDEIKNPKKNIPRAIILSLAIVITLYVLFSLLFISALDPAKIGVPSWKFIGDFGELGIAEAARHIMPYGMLVVLGGGMISTLAALNATTFASSRVSFAMGKQYNLPSIFGKIHPKHNTPFISILISGVMMILMVATLDLTAIALTASVMFLFLFTQVNLASIVIRRMYSKKLDYGFKTPFFPLFPITGMLLAAGLAIYLLFTYPQSWIIAVFWIIIGFLIYKFYTSKKELEHYSPTIFTQGPSERQSYRIMILYNEKTAKQFFEIAKAIAPAQDSEVSFLNVRRVPDQIPLTLAHGLGESATTSFNSFKRTINGSIRNRYIIRLSHDITEAVLATAEEQAINILLVDFAFLKDNQKLLSLSTCDVLGIRVAKKLALKNIMLVYDKD, from the coding sequence TTGAGTGAAAATACTACAGGATTAGTACGTAGTCTATCGTTACGAGACGCTGTAATGATTGGTGTGGCCTCTATGATTGGAGGTGCAATATTTGTATTAATTGGACCTGGAATATCAGCTGCAGGCCCAATCTTAATTGTGGCGTTTTTACTAAACGGAATAATCACACTGTTTACCGCCCTCACATACGCCGAGGCCAGTTCTGTCTTTCCTGCAACTGGAGGAGGGTATGTATGGGTTCGTAAGGACTTCCACGACCCAACTCTTTTCTTAGTGGTTGGATGGCATGGTTCGGTCATACAATCAGCTGGCAGCCTATATGCAATTGCGTTTGGCTCTTTTCTTGGTTATCTATTAAAAGTATTAGAAGTGGTGGGAGATGATTTTCCACTGGAGAAGATATTTGGAATAATCGCCATAGTTGGATTTACATATATTAATTTCAAAGGAGCCTCTAGTACCGGAAAGGTTGGTAATTTAATCACCTTTGCACAAATTGGAATCATCATAGTATTAATGATAGCGGCAGGATATGCAATCACTGTAAATCCAAACTGGACGGACAATTTTATAGAATTTGCTCCAAGTGGCGTGCTTGGATTAGTGATTGCAATGGGTCTTACATTTATTGCATTTGAGGGCTATGGAATCATCTCTCAGGCAGGAGATGAGATAAAAAATCCCAAGAAAAACATACCGCGAGCCATAATACTTTCTCTGGCCATAGTAATTACACTATATGTTCTCTTCTCGCTGCTTTTCATTAGTGCGCTTGATCCTGCCAAAATTGGTGTGCCGTCGTGGAAATTTATAGGTGATTTTGGAGAACTTGGAATTGCCGAAGCTGCACGTCACATTATGCCATATGGTATGTTGGTTGTACTAGGTGGTGGTATGATCTCTACACTTGCTGCATTAAACGCGACAACCTTTGCGTCTAGTCGTGTCTCTTTTGCAATGGGAAAACAGTACAATCTTCCATCAATCTTTGGCAAAATTCACCCCAAACACAACACACCGTTCATCTCTATACTGATCTCCGGTGTTATGATGATACTCATGGTAGCAACACTGGATCTGACTGCTATTGCGTTAACTGCAAGTGTTATGTTTTTATTTTTATTTACCCAAGTAAATTTGGCATCCATTGTAATTCGTAGAATGTATTCAAAGAAACTAGACTATGGGTTCAAGACTCCCTTCTTTCCCTTATTTCCAATCACCGGTATGTTGCTTGCAGCAGGTCTTGCAATTTATCTACTATTCACATATCCACAAAGTTGGATAATTGCTGTATTTTGGATAATTATTGGTTTTTTAATTTATAAATTCTATACGTCAAAAAAGGAACTAGAGCATTATTCTCCCACAATATTCACACAAGGCCCATCTGAGAGACAGAGTTATAGAATCATGATATTATATAATGAAAAGACTGCAAAACAGTTCTTTGAGATTGCAAAGGCAATTGCACCTGCTCAAGACAGTGAAGTGTCATTTCTCAATGTTAGACGTGTACCTGATCAAATACCTCTAACTTTGGCACATGGTTTAGGTGAATCTGCAACCACATCTTTTAATTCATTTAAACGTACAATAAATGGCTCAATTCGAAATAGATACATCATTCGCCTGTCTCATGATATTACCGAAGCTGTACTTGCAACTGCTGAGGAACAAGCAATCAATATTTTACTAGTCGATTTTGCATTTTTAAAAGATAATCAAAAATTACTATCCTTATCCACATGTGATGTTTTAGGTATACGCGTAGCTAAAAAACTTGCCTTGAAAAACATAATGCTAGTTTATGACAAGGATTGA
- the purQ gene encoding phosphoribosylformylglycinamidine synthase subunit PurQ: MKAGIIRFPGSNCDRDMFHVLSDVYGMDTRYIWHDDTSTGDVDLLVLPGGFSYGDHLRAGVIAVSSPIIKPVRDAADSGMPILGVCNGFQILVEAHILPGALQRNTSLEFMCNWTSLIVKNNKTPFTTSLDIDQHIPIPIANGEGRYYVDDITLEELKTNNQIVFVYSEYINGSTNGIAGVCNKNKNVVGMMPHPERAAESAINPLDNIPASLIFKSMLNHIGVL, encoded by the coding sequence GTGAAGGCTGGAATCATTAGATTTCCTGGTAGTAACTGTGATCGTGATATGTTTCATGTACTCTCTGATGTTTATGGTATGGATACTAGATACATTTGGCACGATGACACATCTACTGGTGATGTAGATCTATTGGTACTACCAGGCGGATTCTCATATGGGGATCACTTGAGGGCAGGTGTGATTGCAGTCAGTAGCCCTATAATTAAACCGGTACGCGATGCTGCAGATTCTGGCATGCCTATTTTAGGAGTCTGTAACGGTTTTCAAATATTGGTAGAGGCCCACATTTTGCCTGGGGCGTTACAGAGAAATACATCTTTGGAGTTTATGTGTAACTGGACTAGTCTTATTGTGAAAAATAATAAAACCCCATTTACAACTAGTTTGGATATTGATCAACACATTCCAATTCCAATTGCAAATGGTGAGGGTAGATACTATGTAGATGATATCACACTAGAAGAATTAAAGACAAATAATCAAATTGTATTTGTATATTCAGAATATATCAACGGCTCCACGAATGGCATTGCCGGTGTGTGTAATAAAAATAAAAATGTGGTTGGAATGATGCCGCATCCTGAAAGAGCAGCTGAATCTGCAATAAATCCACTGGATAACATCCCTGCATCATTAATTTTCAAATCCATGCTGAATCATATTGGTGTTTTGTGA
- the purL gene encoding phosphoribosylformylglycinamidine synthase subunit PurL, whose product MNFEGNELKVLEMRLGRTPTQTEMEIVVAQWSEHCSYKSSKKHLKTLPMTGPHVITGAGYDSGIIDVGDGYVVTVHIESHNHPSAVEPFGGAATGVGGVIRDILSTGTRPIGILNSLRFGDPLTDDRAKFRFKNSVSGIAHYGNCLGIPTVGGEVGFDECFNDYALVDVAAVGFGEKKKLFVNHADVGDVVVLVGGNTGRDGIGGSQFASDDLNVQDRSAVQIPDPFVEKLVIEAILEARDENCIKAIKDLGGGGLACAISETAHAMSVGISMDVDAIHKREIMTPDEIMISESQERMLIITDDPGLEKLQSICAKYNVLISVVGSVTFGKNVSVSHSGKSIADMDAEIISSAPLLDRPAQRPEYLDGISYIRPKPVRPFTDLVYELLSNPNIASKSWVYRQYDHEVGIRTIIKPGMDAAALRLDNSKYLSLKMDANPSQCYLDPYNGTIGCFEEACRNVVCTGAAPVGMVDHLQFANPNDPEIFWTFLESLRGLVDFAKYLDVPCVGGKVSFYNETPAGPIKPTPLIGVLGLGDDPPHIPKHTCQDDSIIIIGDTLDELGGSAYLEYIYKFTGCKCPVVNFEVSKKNMNAVLNVIKSKLVKSVHDCSMGGLAIAICELSINDNLGCKVNLGNMPSVSSDTDVLLFSESHSRYLLVVSKECLDDTKKILDADGISYGVIGTFGGNTIDFYHNDSSFQIHVAKAHKFWSESLRMMLDG is encoded by the coding sequence ATGAATTTTGAAGGTAATGAATTAAAAGTATTGGAGATGCGACTGGGCCGGACACCCACACAAACTGAGATGGAGATTGTAGTTGCCCAATGGTCTGAGCACTGCTCTTACAAATCTTCTAAAAAACATCTCAAAACACTTCCAATGACAGGCCCACACGTAATCACTGGAGCCGGATATGATTCTGGGATCATAGATGTGGGTGATGGATATGTTGTCACTGTACACATTGAGAGTCATAATCATCCTTCTGCTGTAGAGCCATTTGGAGGTGCGGCCACAGGTGTGGGAGGTGTAATTCGAGATATACTCTCTACAGGGACTAGACCAATTGGGATTTTAAACAGTTTGAGATTCGGAGATCCTCTAACAGATGATCGCGCTAAATTTCGTTTTAAAAACTCTGTGAGTGGAATTGCACATTATGGAAATTGTCTGGGAATTCCTACTGTTGGTGGCGAGGTAGGTTTTGATGAATGTTTTAATGATTATGCACTTGTAGATGTGGCAGCAGTTGGATTTGGTGAAAAGAAAAAACTATTCGTAAATCATGCTGATGTTGGTGATGTAGTGGTACTGGTTGGAGGTAATACTGGACGTGATGGTATTGGTGGTTCTCAATTTGCATCTGACGATTTAAATGTACAAGATCGCTCTGCTGTACAAATCCCTGATCCTTTTGTGGAAAAATTAGTTATAGAGGCAATACTGGAGGCAAGAGATGAAAATTGTATAAAGGCGATCAAAGATCTAGGTGGCGGTGGTCTGGCATGTGCAATATCTGAAACTGCTCACGCCATGTCTGTTGGCATTTCAATGGATGTAGATGCTATACACAAACGTGAAATCATGACTCCAGACGAAATTATGATATCTGAATCTCAAGAAAGAATGCTAATAATCACAGACGATCCTGGTCTGGAAAAACTGCAATCCATTTGTGCAAAATATAATGTCTTGATATCTGTTGTTGGAAGTGTAACTTTTGGTAAAAATGTATCTGTTTCACACTCTGGGAAATCTATTGCAGACATGGATGCGGAGATTATATCATCTGCACCACTACTTGACAGACCCGCACAACGCCCCGAATATCTTGATGGTATATCGTACATTCGACCCAAACCTGTGAGACCGTTCACCGATTTGGTGTATGAATTGCTCTCAAATCCAAACATTGCTAGTAAGTCTTGGGTGTATAGACAGTATGATCATGAGGTGGGTATTCGGACAATCATCAAACCGGGTATGGATGCGGCAGCTTTGCGACTTGACAACTCTAAATATCTGTCTTTGAAGATGGATGCCAATCCTTCTCAATGCTATCTAGATCCATACAATGGCACTATTGGATGTTTTGAGGAGGCTTGCAGAAATGTAGTTTGTACCGGTGCTGCACCCGTTGGTATGGTGGATCATTTACAATTTGCAAATCCAAATGATCCGGAGATATTTTGGACGTTTCTTGAATCTCTACGCGGACTGGTAGATTTTGCAAAGTATCTGGATGTTCCGTGTGTTGGTGGCAAGGTAAGCTTTTACAACGAAACACCTGCCGGTCCAATAAAGCCCACTCCTCTGATTGGTGTTCTTGGACTTGGAGATGACCCTCCACATATTCCAAAACATACTTGTCAAGATGACTCGATAATAATTATTGGTGATACCTTGGACGAACTTGGTGGTTCTGCATACTTGGAGTATATTTACAAATTTACTGGTTGCAAATGCCCTGTAGTTAATTTTGAGGTATCCAAAAAAAATATGAATGCTGTATTGAATGTTATAAAATCAAAACTAGTCAAATCCGTTCACGATTGTTCTATGGGCGGATTGGCAATTGCGATATGTGAATTATCCATTAATGATAATTTAGGATGCAAGGTAAATCTTGGCAATATGCCATCTGTTTCATCTGATACTGATGTTTTATTATTCTCTGAGAGTCATTCTAGGTATCTACTTGTTGTATCTAAAGAATGTCTTGATGATACAAAAAAGATTCTTGATGCTGATGGAATATCGTATGGTGTAATTGGAACATTTGGTGGAAATACCATTGATTTTTATCATAATGATTCATCATTTCAAATACATGTTGCCAAGGCACATAAATTTTGGAGCGAATCTCTAAGGATGATGCTAGATGGTTAA
- the purF gene encoding amidophosphoribosyltransferase → MVKENCGVVGIFSIKGDNTVPYVFDALRALQHRGQEAWGLAVPNKQPSKHMGLVSASSSKFASLSQQFSSNCVIGHVRYSTIGSSNLQNAQPLKVTDLCIAHNGTINNVEQLSNMVGGCSFTPQNSSDTMLVAQRLVSLVSKNGQFSKALSILKNEMVGSYCFVFLSDDGTIYAARDPYGFRPLVLGYNEQDDLYVIASESAALIAIGAKLIRDVKPGELLKINKDGMSSEMFSDNVKKSHCSFEFTYFAHPSSKMEGKNIYLSRKNIGRYLAKKFPIPDADLVIPVPDSARPAALGFAEELGVSFDEGLLKDRYSKKGPLRSFIQPDHSDRVDINRWIVPIVDIIRGKHIIVIDDSLVRGTSSKVIVTTLRNSGVSKISLLITYPPIRFPCFAGIDFPSQKELATYSNDPTISNEKIIEMVRRDIGVDFLGYNDAENLARAIGIDTDSMCFTCHNGNYTDLGIEPKFKDGIVTNVQNMNA, encoded by the coding sequence ATGGTTAAAGAGAATTGTGGCGTAGTTGGAATCTTTAGCATAAAAGGTGATAATACAGTCCCCTACGTCTTTGATGCTCTTCGAGCACTACAACACAGAGGTCAAGAGGCTTGGGGATTAGCTGTTCCAAATAAACAACCCTCCAAACACATGGGTCTTGTATCTGCATCATCTTCAAAGTTTGCCTCTCTGTCTCAACAATTCTCCTCCAACTGTGTTATTGGCCATGTGCGATACTCTACAATTGGTAGTAGTAATCTTCAGAACGCCCAACCACTAAAAGTGACTGATCTGTGCATTGCTCACAATGGAACCATAAATAATGTCGAACAATTATCCAATATGGTGGGTGGGTGCTCATTTACTCCACAAAACTCTAGTGATACAATGCTTGTGGCCCAGCGTCTAGTCTCGCTTGTGTCTAAAAACGGACAGTTCTCTAAAGCACTTTCAATTCTGAAAAACGAGATGGTCGGTTCATACTGTTTTGTGTTCCTATCTGATGATGGCACAATATACGCCGCACGTGATCCATATGGCTTTCGACCTCTAGTGTTAGGATATAATGAACAAGATGATCTATATGTCATAGCTTCAGAATCGGCCGCGCTTATTGCTATTGGTGCAAAATTGATTCGTGATGTAAAACCTGGTGAATTGTTAAAAATAAACAAAGATGGTATGTCCTCTGAAATGTTTTCAGATAATGTGAAAAAATCTCATTGTTCATTCGAATTTACCTATTTTGCACATCCGTCAAGTAAGATGGAGGGGAAAAATATCTATCTGTCTAGAAAGAATATTGGTAGATATCTTGCAAAAAAATTTCCAATTCCTGATGCAGATCTAGTGATACCTGTGCCGGATTCTGCAAGACCTGCTGCCCTTGGTTTTGCCGAAGAGTTAGGTGTATCATTTGATGAAGGGCTTTTGAAGGACAGATATAGCAAAAAAGGCCCCTTGCGTAGCTTTATTCAACCAGATCATAGTGATCGTGTTGATATTAATCGTTGGATAGTTCCAATTGTTGATATCATTCGTGGAAAACACATCATAGTCATTGATGATAGTCTTGTTCGTGGTACAAGTTCCAAAGTGATTGTAACGACACTGCGTAATTCTGGAGTTAGTAAAATAAGTCTATTAATTACATATCCGCCCATACGTTTCCCATGTTTTGCAGGAATTGATTTTCCATCTCAAAAGGAACTTGCCACATATTCAAACGATCCTACTATTTCTAATGAGAAAATTATAGAGATGGTACGTCGTGACATTGGTGTTGATTTTCTTGGATACAACGACGCTGAAAATCTAGCTCGCGCCATAGGGATTGATACTGACTCTATGTGCTTTACATGTCATAATGGCAATTATACTGATTTGGGAATTGAGCCTAAATTTAAAGATGGAATTGTAACAAATGTTCAAAATATGAATGCATAG
- a CDS encoding DUF6659 family protein, with protein sequence MVANSDNLVELAEKIIQINTKMRFVAFIDSDGNIVEGIMKTGKTSLQSQKDEENFCRQVAQRRAMRSEFDVKLGQVKYVHVEREFVTQLVIYVSKFTIFATVEPDLDIQTKLQIVESIKKIFNNV encoded by the coding sequence ATGGTAGCAAATTCTGATAATCTTGTTGAACTTGCAGAAAAAATAATACAAATTAATACTAAAATGCGTTTTGTGGCCTTTATAGACTCTGATGGAAATATTGTGGAGGGAATAATGAAGACTGGTAAGACCTCTTTACAATCGCAAAAAGATGAAGAAAATTTTTGCAGACAGGTCGCTCAGCGCAGAGCAATGCGAAGTGAATTTGATGTCAAATTAGGTCAGGTAAAGTATGTGCATGTAGAGCGTGAGTTTGTAACCCAGCTTGTAATCTATGTCTCTAAATTTACAATATTCGCTACAGTTGAACCTGATTTGGATATACAGACCAAACTCCAAATTGTTGAATCTATAAAAAAAATTTTTAATAATGTTTAA
- a CDS encoding M3 family oligoendopeptidase has protein sequence MRKTSMMNSTWDLSELIQKPIDKEMCNMLEKIQSKVVRFKKIRKQLDADISVKSFYGIIKKIEDILEEASRVYGYVSLDYSANTQSAIATSRLAMIQQQYASIANDILFFNLWWKQLDAKNTKRLLKSSGELKNYLIHMKLSAKYTQSEAEERIINILDTTGATALVKIYDKITGAFIYKITLDGKEKNFTREELTSLYRNKSMHVRKLAYQTFFKRFQKDKEVLADIYRNITLNWKNEGIDIRGHKSSISIRNIANDIDDDTISVMLQVCEDNAPIFWDFFKLKAKMLNMKKLRRFDIYSSIGDERSKKYNYSLSKKMVLDSLGEYSQNMRRSAKRVFDENHLDYTIRKGKRDGAFCSTVSPKITPYILLNHTGKIRDVFTLAHELGHAVHSMMAEKKSILTQQAPLPIAETASTFSELLLYHNMSEKMTQHAKRVILSEKMDDLYATIIRQAFFTLFEIDAHRAMNKGATSEDISDIYLKNLNQQFGKSVSISKEFDSEWVAIPHFFHTPFYCYAYSFGNLLALSLFQRYKKEGAEFAPTYEKILASGGSEKPEELFAKYDFDISKRVFWQEGFNHMKYQIKELSKL, from the coding sequence ATGAGAAAGACAAGTATGATGAATAGTACATGGGATTTGTCAGAACTGATTCAAAAACCAATTGATAAAGAGATGTGTAACATGCTTGAGAAAATACAAAGTAAAGTGGTGAGGTTTAAAAAAATAAGAAAACAACTAGATGCAGATATTTCTGTAAAATCATTTTATGGTATCATTAAAAAGATAGAAGATATTTTAGAGGAGGCCAGTAGGGTTTATGGATATGTATCATTAGATTATTCAGCAAACACACAATCGGCAATTGCAACATCAAGATTGGCCATGATACAACAACAATATGCAAGTATTGCAAACGACATATTATTTTTTAATCTCTGGTGGAAACAACTAGATGCTAAAAATACAAAACGATTGTTAAAGAGTTCAGGGGAATTAAAAAACTATCTAATACACATGAAATTGTCTGCAAAATATACACAGAGTGAGGCAGAAGAGAGAATAATAAACATACTAGACACCACAGGTGCAACGGCACTAGTAAAAATTTATGACAAAATCACAGGCGCATTTATTTATAAAATCACACTAGATGGCAAGGAGAAAAATTTTACACGAGAAGAACTGACTAGTCTTTATAGAAACAAATCAATGCATGTTAGAAAACTTGCATATCAGACATTTTTTAAAAGATTTCAAAAAGATAAAGAAGTGCTAGCAGACATTTATAGAAACATTACACTCAATTGGAAGAATGAGGGCATAGACATACGAGGACACAAATCTAGTATATCTATCAGAAATATCGCAAATGACATAGATGATGACACCATATCAGTAATGCTTCAAGTGTGTGAAGATAATGCACCCATTTTTTGGGATTTCTTTAAACTAAAGGCCAAGATGTTAAATATGAAAAAACTCAGGCGTTTTGATATTTATTCATCAATAGGAGATGAGAGGTCAAAAAAATATAATTATAGTTTATCAAAAAAAATGGTTTTGGATTCATTGGGAGAGTATAGTCAAAATATGAGAAGGAGTGCAAAACGAGTCTTCGATGAGAATCACTTGGACTATACCATACGAAAAGGTAAACGAGATGGAGCATTTTGTAGTACTGTATCTCCTAAAATCACACCTTACATTTTGTTGAATCATACAGGCAAAATAAGAGATGTATTTACACTAGCACACGAATTAGGTCACGCAGTACATAGTATGATGGCAGAGAAAAAATCCATTCTAACACAACAAGCTCCCTTGCCAATAGCAGAGACAGCATCAACATTTTCTGAACTATTACTTTATCATAATATGTCTGAAAAAATGACTCAGCATGCAAAGAGAGTAATATTATCTGAAAAAATGGATGATCTGTATGCCACAATAATAAGACAGGCGTTTTTCACTCTTTTTGAAATTGATGCTCATCGTGCCATGAACAAGGGTGCTACGTCAGAGGATATTTCAGACATTTATCTGAAAAATCTGAATCAGCAGTTTGGTAAATCAGTATCAATATCTAAAGAATTTGATTCAGAGTGGGTTGCCATACCACATTTCTTCCATACACCATTCTACTGTTACGCATATTCATTTGGAAATCTATTAGCATTATCATTATTTCAAAGATATAAAAAAGAAGGGGCAGAGTTTGCCCCAACGTATGAAAAGATTCTAGCATCCGGAGGATCAGAGAAACCCGAAGAGTTGTTTGCAAAATATGATTTTGACATTTCAAAAAGAGTATTTTGGCAAGAAGGATTCAATCATATGAAATATCAGATTAAAGAGTTGTCAAAATTATAA